The sequence ATGTGTGTTTTCTCGACAAACTTAGCAGGGTATTTGAGCCTTAACGGCAACTCAGCCGCGTAGCGgatattaaaaccttaaatgGTAACTTAGCTACGATCTAGAACTGTAAGCTTCAGAAtatatctgagctttctcagtGCAGTCAAGACAGGCTATCTCCGCCTGTGCAGCTATCAGCCTCAGAAtatatctgagctttctcagcgcagtcaaGATAGGCTATCTCAGCCTACACGACCATCTTAGTTTTTTCAGTTATTTCAGCCTGCACAGCCATCTCAGTCATTTCAGTTGTCTTGGCGGGGGAAACTATCTCAGTACAATCAGTGCTCAAATTATCATCGTGATCGTCTCAGTCAGCTCAACCTGTGCAATCATCTTCATCTAAGTCATCTGCAACGCAGATTGCATAaattatctcagcgcagccagtgtggctatcttagtACAGTCAGAATGATCATATCAGTGCAGCCAGTGCGGCTATCCTAGtacagccagtgtggctatcttagtACAGTCAGAGTGAtcatatcagcgcagccagtgcgaTTGTATCAGCGCAACCAGTGTgactatctcagcgcagtcagagcAGCTATTTCAAGTACAGGGAAAACAGTTATCTCAGTTATCTCGGTCGGCGCAGAATGTCCGAGTCGTTGTCAGTTCATagtgtctatgctccgcgcaaaaatattgtaagccacgaaagttagataggggcattaattgcaaaattcaaggcattaattgcaaaacttcggggcattaattgcaaaaattcaaggcattaattgcaaaacttcggggcattaattgcaaaacttcggggcatcaattgcacaattcaaggcattaattgcacaacgaaggcctcaatgtctatgctccgcgcagaaacatcataagccgcgaaagttagactggGGATGAGCCTTAAAtggcaactcagccgctctgCGGATACTTGAGCCTTAAGTTAGTCATCATTGATGACATCAAAATAATCTAAAGGAAAAACTACTCTCTTTTATCTTAGTTCATCTACAGCGCTAAAATACTTTGtctttactatttttacaaaGATCGACAAGTTCTTATTTAACAAGTGCAGGGAATCATGTATGCCTAATTGACAAGGGATGAGCCTTAAATGGCAACTCAATCGCTCTCTCGGTTTACTCCTCGGCACCGACTTTTCAGCCCTACTCGGGTACCTTCTTAGCTCTTCCAGGTCTTCaacaatcgtgcttgacttctaaagtacgtGCACGACACTGGGGGGGGAAGTAGGGGGTGTATACCCCCATCACCTCTtatatcctattttttagggataaaaaaattcaaaacctaAGGGAAAGGGGCTCATGCTTGTTCTCTCGCTtggtgctgctcggcagcgccgcaTCTCTCGCTTGTCGCCGCTCAGtagcgccgcctctctcactTGTTCTCTCGCTTCGCTTGGTGCTGTTCGGCAACGCTGCCTTCCTCGCTTGTTGCTGCTCGGCAACGAagccagcgccgcctctctcctttGTCGCCGCTCGTGATGAAGATGGGCTGATATTATTGAAGATGCACTCTCAGCTTCAGAGCTCCTTGACATACGAAGATGTCGCCTTTCGAAATCTAAATCACGTCGTCGGCAACTCACACCCACCACTGAGGTGAACTAGCTGGGATGACAAAGTCTCAGTTTTTATGATCACCAAGCCAAACAAATTACTCTAGCGTCTCAACTCTATGGGATTTATTGATCTTGATACAACGAAGTTCCCAGCGCTGTGATGTTATGCTTTGCTCTTCACCAGCGCTGCGGCGCATTCTTTGTTCTTCACCAGGTCAATGCCATATACCGGTCCATCTCATCGCCTGCGCTGAATTTCCGGCGTTGATAAACACTAATACAAGAGGAAGCTAAGTTATCTACTTTCATTATGTTAATTCTTGATGAATTATGGGATTATGCTTTGAAGTTTGAGAAGTTCGGCGAATTTCGCCGCCTAAGAAATTTAGAGCTGCCTAAGTACAAAGCTCCCGGAGCTGCCTTAGCACGAGCACAATGATAATAATCAAAAAGCAGCTCAACGAGCACGTTCGAAAGGGAGTTGCTTCACTcttattattcttgttgttattctaaatattttgaCAGAGTTGGGATATTTTTGTGTTGACAAATTGGCAGGGATGTACTATTCTATCATTGATTATTTTGCAAAGCTTACAAGTACTCGATTCGGGATGAATTACAGGGCTAGAAAACACTTGGACCCTACTCGGGTGAGCAGCACAGCGCCGACTCTATATCACGCATCACTGGTTCAACAAAGAAGACacagttcaaccagactagggggagtagctgatgaggactggaatactcatcagcgctgtgcttagtagTTTAAATCTAATTTacctgattattgttattattatcaaagGAACTAACGAGCGCAAGTCTAATTAAAAAGACTTACTAACAAATGAATACGAAGAGTCAATCAGTCTTGGCCAAAGTgcagagctgcgcagctagAGCGGCGCAGACCAGAACAGGGCAGCAAAGCTGcgtggccagagcagagctgcgcaaccaggacttggcagcgtagacaaagagctgcgcagccagaacatggcagcgtagacaaagatctacacagccagaacttggcagcgtagacaaagagctacacagccagaacttggcggcgtagacgaagagctggacttggcggcgtagacgaagagccggacttggcggcgtagacgaagaaacaaacttggcagcgtagacgaagGGACCTAGCGGTGCAGACtcgcctgcgcagctcaaggAACTACTCAACACGGGAAACGAGGGACAgcgcagatgggtcaaatcagGACTAAAGTGTATTAAGGCCTTAAAGGGCCTAAACCCAATTATCAAAgctcatgggcctaaggctTTTAAGGTTTActatcacatctataaatagaaggttagcattagcattagaGAGGATGATTTATTTCTGagcaacacttgtaatatgtaaatactatctcaaagtatagtgaaaccaacgaagaactcccgtggatgtagatcatttatgatcgaaccacgtacatcttGTCTTGTTTATCGTTTCTTAATTAGGGTAAGATTTCTTGTTTCATCACTCTCAACTCCCATGATAAGGGATTCATATCCCGTTATTGTTATGTGAAGACCAACCAAGGCTCCTGGCGCCAGTATGATGCCCAAGAGCTGTAGTGGCATGAATCCTGAACCGCGTATAAGCCTCCTGCTCCCGAAAAGCCCTCCGATTTTGATCTGAATGTGCTAAACTTTCTTAATTCCCTCAATGAAGATGCTCCCTTCCCCTGTAAGAAATTAACTGAAGATAACTCGGCCCTAGCTGCCACCGGCCTATTTCCCTTGTATCCTCCTGGATCTATAGGTAAAATAGGTGTTAGCATAtatgtgaaaattatttattacctTGCCTTTGTTGATAAAGCACCATTTGTGTGTAGGGATGTCGTGGAGAAGTAAGTGCAGGGCTGAATTTCATCTGACCGTCCCTCTGGCGAGAGGGGACAGGGCTCTGGACAGCCCATGGACCCCGGGGTGGATATCTCCCAGATGGTACCAGTTGTTCCGGAGGAGACCACCCCGGTGCAGCACTTCCCCCCTGGTAAGGGGAAGGACATGGATGTGTTGTCTATGTTCAGCTCAGACAGCCAGAGGGCAGGGGGATCTGGTTCTAGCCAGACTGGGGGGCAATCCGCCATTCAAGTAGTGGACATTGACGACGATGTGCCCCTCTCTCAAGCACTTCACACCATCCCTACTCCCGACTCCCGCCTAGTCCAAAGGAAGAGGAAGGCTGTCACGATGGCCCTTGCAGAGAAGCGGCGCAAGGAGAGCCTGCAGAAGGGCAGCAAGTTCGTGGACCCTGAAGCTGGGTCGGCAGGTGAAGCGGAGGCGATCTCCATGGATGCGGGAAGGGGCAAAGCATTGGCCTTGCCTGCAGGGGAATCGGAGGCCTCGGGCCCCAAGCCGATCTCGTCCCTAAGGGGGCGGGATTTTGTCCACACCCTACTCTCCCACATTCATCCCAAAGATAGGGAGGCCACACAGAAGATAAAAAAGGCTGTGTTGGCTAACTCCCTCAGCCACCTGGTGCTTCAGGTGCCCTGCATTATTCAATATGTTCGAATGATTTTATTACTAACCTCTTAATTTCTGTGCCCTGacactttgatttctctgccctgacaTTTTCCCTTCCTTTCTATGCAGCTGGAGTCCCAGGTCGGAGAGGTGATCCAGTGCATCGATGACTACGGTGCACTGGAGAATGATTTGGAGGCTGAGAAAAAGCAGACAGCAGAGCGCGACGAGGAGGTCGCTGGTTCTGTGGAGCGGTTTAGCAAAGCGGAAGCAGACGTGGCCGAGCTGCAAGCTAAACTGGCtcaggcggaggtggagaaggcctcCTTGGTCTCCGAACTAGCGAGAGCCAAGAAGGAGGGCCATGAGAGCCTCGCCAAGTTCAAGGCGAGGTTTGATGAGGAGTACAAGGAGGCCAAGCGTGGCTGGAAGAGGATCTGCATGGGTGCCCAGAACCGTGGTTACGTTCTGGGGGCCCGGGACCAGCGCCTGGAGTTCTTCTTGTCTCCCCAGGGCCAGCATTTCCTGGGTATGATGCTGGAGGGTACATTGGCAGCCTTCCAGCGGACTCCGGATTATTTGGAGAGTTTTGGCTCCATCTTCGCCTACGTAACAAAGAAGAAACATCTTTTACCCAATGGCGAAGAGTTTGAATCAGGATTTCCACATGGACAGAGCGAGGTATTAGTATATCTAATACAAAATTTAAATGTGAAAAATTGTCCtctaaaaatggaaatattGAATGAATTGATTGTAAATTATGAGATTTTACTTTCTTGTTCGTTTTCCCCTCTAGACAAGATCTTAATTGTAGAAAAAATGGAATTTCGACAATAAAAGCAAACCCCTCTGATAGAATTTGAGAATACAAATTAGTGTTTCGCGCCAAAAATGGATTTTTGTTAGAATCATTAGAAGAAATAATCAAATGATTCTGTTGATACATTCGAGTAATTAACCGTTTCACAATCCGTAAACTGGATTTATTGTCATAACCTGGATTTTCCGACAAAATAGATCTATTCAAAGCACGATTATGAGCAAACACATAAATATACTCCTGAAATATAAGTGGATATAGGAAGTCGTGTTGTTGAGATCTCTTTAGCTGTAAATATCTTTGGATTTTCTCCATTTGAATTTCGATTTGAATTAAAGGTAGAAGATTCGGGGGTTATCAAATGATACATAGTGCGATACAGTCAAAACAAAGTATTCTAGTAAAAATAGATATCAGCAATCTGCGATAAAGGCGTTGGAGATGGCGGGCGTGTCCGCGGAGCATATCGCGGCTATGGACATGACGGCCTTGATGGAGAATATCAAGGACGAGGACTTGAACCAGCTGTTGGGGATCACTGCCGATTCCCCAAAAAAGTTggagtggtggtatccagttTTGGAGAAGGCCCTTCCCTACTTCGCTTTTGGGGTCGGCTCTACATCAGTGCCTACTGCTCCGGTATACAAGCCTCACTTCTGCGCCTCCCTGGTGAACTTCGTGAACCAGCTGCGGGGTCCAGCTGGTGACAGCACGTTGGAGTTTTCGCAGTACAacatggagcctcccctgcctTCCGGCTTCCAGGCCTCAGCCTTCGAGGATCCTGCTTCTTCCTCCTCCGCGGCGGATAAACTTTTTGCCCTGTACAGAGATGAAACAACATATGTACAAGAGGCTTTGAAGCTGCTGGATGTTGAAGTGCGTCTTCCCGAGGTAAAGGACACTGGTACGTTGCCGGTGCTTGCAGAAGGAACCTCCTCTGGCCAGGTCCCTACAGTTGTTGTCTCTGCTCCGGTCTCCTCCGTCCCTACTCCAGACTCCTCTGTTCCTGCTTCTGAATCTGCTATCCCTGCTCCTTCCTCCTGATTGTCTTGTTATCCCTTCCTCCAGCCTGGCTAACCCTTTTTGTAATTTCTAACTTGTAAATATGTAATACTTATTTTTCTCTTGATGTACAATGCTGCCGCTGTGGCGTTATGAATGGAATTTCTTCATGACTCGTCTTCTCCTTTTAATTTATGGATTGGCTCTGCCTTTATTCGTCCATTATGTTATTTTGTTGTGGTTGGTGTGAGCTTGCATTCCAGGATCTTGAGCTGTGATGTATGTTTTTGTTGAATAGGGTAGAATTCtaattttttgttgaagtgtttgtgattcctctggttGACTTTCCTTTGAGCAGCTTCCCTGGCTATGCTTTCCGTTTGATGCTTCTGAATGGTCCTTCTGAGTGATTCTTCTGATTTCCCCTTTCGGGAGCGTCTCTGGTTTGCCCCTCTGTGGTTGCTCGGTCTCCGCCATCTGGGTGTTTCTCTGACTCctccctccgggatttctctgactccttcttggaggatttctctgactcctgctTTGAGGGTTTCTCTGACTCCTGCTTTAAGGGTTTCTCTGACTCTTGCTttgaggatttctctgactcctcttTTGAGGATTCTCTGACTATTCCCTCTGGGCCATCTTTTCGCTGCTCCCTCCGCTACTTTCTTTCGTTGCTTCCCCTCGCTGCTTCCCTTtagaacactctgcgcggagcatggaagtcccggagggtgcaaccaactttcgcggcttccGATTCAATAGTAACACTCTGCGCgaagcatggaggacccggggggtgcaaccaactttcgcggcttacgattcaatagtaaccccctgcacagagcatggaagaccctgggggtgcaaccaactttcgtggcttacggttcaatagtaaccccctgcacggagcatggaagaccctgggggtgcaaccaacttttgtggcttacggttcaatagtaaccccctgcacggagcatggaagaccctgggggtgcaaccaactttcgtggcttacggttcaatagtaaccccctgcacggagcatggaagaccctgggggtgcaaccaactttcgtggcttacggttcaatagtaaccccctgcacggagtatggaagaccctgggggtgcaaccaactttcgtggcttacggttaaaatgattcctctgatctacccttgatgtttgcttttcccttgacttgctaagaaGCAATTTTGCCTTtgttttcccttgacttgctaagcagcaattttgaatttgtaaattgtggactatgggtatacaccctactcccccctctggtgacatgtgcaatgctctgcatgaacatgttaagtaggaTATGCAATTTGAAAAAgcgataatttaaaataaatgagtCAACATCAAgtaattccctagaaccacgtatcggattttattgatatcatggccccgaacctcgttaaaatccctgtggggaaaaagagtattcggtctacaatttgTCGTGTCATCTAAGCAACATTacacatagaactttttcaaaGTATTGATGTTCCACggtctggggagagctctgccgtctggatccgacaaGGTGTATGCTCCGCCGCCCAGGACCTCGGTGATGATGAAGGGACCCTCCCAATTGGGTTCGAATTTGCCCACTGGCTTCAGTGCATCGGCTATCTTGAGGACTAGGTCGCCCTTGGCTAGCTTCCTTGCTCTGACCCTCTTGTCGTATCCCGCCTTGATGATGCTCTtgtacttcgctgctctgacttgaGCTTCCTCCCTCTGCGCTTCAACAAGATCCAGCTCTATTCTTCGGAGTTCAGAATTGTGCTCTGAGTCGTAGGTAGTGATACGATGTGACTCCAATCTGGCCTCTGCTGGTATGACTGCATTGGATCCGTATACCAGAGTGAAAGACGCCTCTCCGGTtgctgtctttgggctagttcggtaggcccaaaGGATAGTATCTAACTCCTCGACCCATTTCCTTTTGCTCTGATTCATCCGCTTCTTGATCCCCTCGCAGATTGATCTGTTTGCTAGTTCCACTTGCCCATTTGCTTGAGGATGGGCCACAGATACGAAACGTTGAGTGATGTCCATTCGGTCACAAAAGTCAGCAATTCTCTGCCCTATAAATTGGGTTCCATTGTCTGACACAATGAGTCTAGGGACTCCGTATCGGCAGCAAATGTTTCACCAGATGAACCGTTCCACTGTGACCTCGTCGATTTTTGCAACAGCCTCAACTTCCACCCACTTGGAGAAGTAGTCCACCGCTACAATGAGAAAGCACTTGCCCCCTGGTGCCGTGGGCAGTTTCCCGACTGTGTCGATGCCCCATTTGTCGAATGGGCATGCAGCGTGCTTGACTCCCATGGTTTCCCCCGGGACATTGATTCTCCCAGCGTGTCTCTGGCAAGCCTCGCATTTGCGGACGAATTCCCTGGCATCTTTGTTGATGTTAGGCCAATAGAACACTGCCCGAATGATTTTTCGTACAAGGTCCCTGAATCCCATATGtgcaccacagcaacctgcatgaatttcttttagaGCAAAGTCAGCTTCATCAggagataagcattttaatAAAGGGTGGGTAAAAGACCGCTtgtagagttgatcattgattaaACAATAATTCCCGTAGCGAGCCCTCTAATTGGATTCTTTGCTCAACCGTTCCCCTGTCTTGAGAAAATGCATAATTGGGGCCCGCCGGTCATCCTTGATTTCTACCGAAAAGATCTGTGAAGTCCTCATTTCTCTGGTATCGCAGAGCAGCGTAATTTCATCACTCCACGTTTGCTCCACTGCGCTGGCAACTCGAGCCAATAGATCTCCCTTGGTATTCTCGTCCCTAGAAATCTGCCCAATtttgaattccatgaactttgcTTTCATTTCGTTGATCTTATTGTAATATGCTCGCATCCGATCTTCTTTGATATGGTATTCTCCCGAGAATTGTTGAGCCACCAACTGGGAGTCGGTTATGATGATAACACACTCAGCCCGCAATTTTGACAAAATATGTGctcctctgaccacggcctcatactcaGTCTCATTGTTGGACATCCTGCAAGTGAACTTGATAGCAAACTGATATATTCCTGAGCTTGGAGAGATGACGTATACCCCAATTCCGCACCCTTCTTTGGTGACCGAACCATCCACAAAAGCAATCCAGAACTCCTGCACAGGGCGGCGAGTAGTCTCCTGGATAAAATCTGCCAGAGCTTGTGCCTTGATAGCCGTTCTTGGCTCATACTCCACGTCATATTCTCCCAATTCCACGGCCTATTTGACCAtccttcccgacaaatccggtcGCCCTAGTACTTGCCTAAAGGATAAAGCAGTTcgcaccactacccgatgtgatAAAAAGTAAGGCCTCAGTTTCTGAGCCgtgaccatgaccgccagagcagccttttcgATCTCTGAGTAATTCAATTTAGGGCCCTGAATGATCTTGCTGACAAAGTAGATTGGCCTCTGATGATTTCCCTCTTCTCTGATGAGCACCGAGCTGACTGATTCTTCCCCCACCGCTATGTACAAGTATAACACCTCCCCCTGGACTGGCTTGGTCAGGGTTGGGAGTTCTGCTAGGTAAGCTTTGAGATCTTCAAATGTCATCCGACATTCCGCTGTCCACTGAAATTTGGTCCCTTTTCTCAGAATTTTGAAGAATGGCATGCTGCATTCCGCTGATCGGGAGatgaacctgctcagagcagtaaTACGTCTATTTAGAGTCTGCActtctttgattcctctgggtggGGTCATATCCATAATGGCCTTGACCTTATCTGTATTAACCTCGATTCCTGCAGGAGTAACTTTGTAGCCCAAGAATTTTCCCGTggtgaccccaaaggtgcatttcgTTGGGTTAAGCATAAGTCGGTGTTTTCTTATGACTGTAAAAATTTCCTCCAGGTAAGAGACGTgatcctctgctctgacactgCGTACCAACATGTCGTCAACATAAACCGATATGTTCTTTGAAAGTTGTtctttgaagattttttccatCATCCTTTGGTATGTAGCCCTGGCGTTCTTCAACCCAAATGGCATACTCCTCCAACCATACACCCCACAACAGACGGCGAAAGCCATTTAGCGATGTCCCCTTTATTCATTTTGACTTGATGATACCCCTGGTATGCGTCCATCATAGATAACAACGCACAACCCGATGTAGAGTCCACGAGTTGATCGATCCTCGGTAGAGGATAATGGTCCTTGGGGCAAGCAGCATTTAAATCTCTGTAGTCCACACACATACGccaggtgtttgttttctttgccACCATCGCAGCGTTCGAtatccactctgggtattgtACTTCTTCAATATAGCCCACATCCAACAGCCCCTGGACTTGTTCCCTGATCGCGGCATCCTTCTCAGCGCCGAAATGCCTTGTTCTTTGCTTCACTGGTTTGACCTTAGGATCCA comes from Salvia miltiorrhiza cultivar Shanhuang (shh) chromosome 3, IMPLAD_Smil_shh, whole genome shotgun sequence and encodes:
- the LOC131018787 gene encoding LOW QUALITY PROTEIN: maturase K-like (The sequence of the model RefSeq protein was modified relative to this genomic sequence to represent the inferred CDS: inserted 2 bases in 1 codon) codes for the protein MYHLITPESSTFNSNRXIQMEKIQRYLQLKRSQQHDFLYPLIFQEYIYVFAHNRALNRSILSENPGYDNKSSLRIVKRLITRMYQQNHLIISSNDSNKNPFLARNTNLYSQILSEGFAFIVEIPFFLQLRSCLEGKTNKKVKSHNLQSIHSIFPFLEDNFSHLNFVLDILIPRSVHVEILIQTLRHWVKDVSSLLRRRRWSQNSPNNPESAGRLPMYPPASYPGNAGPGETRRTPGAGPGPPERNHGSGHPCRSSSSHAWPPCTPHQTSP